Genomic DNA from Peribacillus simplex:
TTGATCGTTCCCTATACGAATGGCAATCTGCAGGGACACACGATCATGGTTAGCCCATTTACGATGGTGTTTGAAAAAGTGGGACTGGCATTTGCTGCTTCCGTGATGAATGCCATCATTTTGACAGCCGTATTATCCGCTGGTAATTCAAGTCTTTACGTGACAAGCCGAATGTTATACTCAATGGCAAAAGATGGGCTGGCACCGCGTATTTTCGGGAAGCTTAACAAACGCGGCGTTCCCATTTGGGGACTGGTTGTCACTTCACTTGTAGGGATGTTGGCTTTTTTTGCTTCCATTTTCGGTGATGGAGTTATTTATATTTGGCTTATGAATGCGGTTGGAGTCACTGGATTTATATTTTGGCTGGGTATAGCGGCTAGTCATTACCGGTTTAGAAAGGCTTACATTGCCCAAGGGTATTCACTGGACGATCTTCCCTATAAATCTAAATGGTTTCCTTTCGGACCGATATTTTCCTTTGTTCTTTGCTTTTTCGTTTTATTGGCGCAAAACTATCAAGCCTTTCTCGGTGATGGCATAAACTGGGCAAGTGTAATCGCTGCCTATCTTGGCATCCCATTCTTTCTGATAATGTGGCTTGGTTATAAGTTCATTAAGAAAACAAAAGTAATACCGCTAGAGGAATGCCAAATCGATTTTGATGAACATAGGAATGCCAATTAGTATGTATTGATGATATGGATCAGCCTTGAAATGAAATTGTTGTTTCAAGGCTTTTTTCTTTTAATGAAACACATTTCCACGTGTGTCTGCATTAAAATATACCGTAGAAAAAAATAGGATATTCCAATCTTGCCAGTTCCAGAACCGCTAAATATTTACCCATTTTTTATGACTGAAAATCGCTTCTTCCGTTTTTTGGATCATTATAGTTTTAAAAAAAATTGAAAAAAATTTGCGGCGGATGATGGGCGTTTATGATTATAGGAAGCCAAAGTGTTGGTATATCAAGGTTTTTAGAGTCTTTTGGAACCTTTGGAATCGATGGTGAAAATGGGCTTTTTAGGCAAGAATTCCGTCCCACATCATTTGAACTTATATTCATTCTTTGTTAAGGTAATGAAGTACTTTAGGGATACAGGTTCATTCTGAGTGCTTTGACTGAACAAAACTCTAAAATAAAAAACCATTATATTTCAGTTGGTATATGCTGTGCCTGTTAGTTTCCTCAGTTGTATTGCACCTCTTTTCCCTGCAAAGCTCAAATTAAACACATTGGGAATCCCATAATCATATTTCTATGCGTTTTGGTGTTATACTGCACTGCAAGTATCATTCCACCTGGTAAAGGAAATGAAGTACTTTAGAGGGTAGTCGTAAGTCCGTCATCCGGACAAAACTCTAAGTGGAAATCGTTTATATTACAGTTGGTATATGTTGTGCCTGCTAGTTTCCTCAGTTGTGATTGCACCTCTTTTTCCCTACTTGAAATGCTCAATTAATCACACATAATATAATCCAAGTAAAGAACTGCTTCTTGGGAATAATAAATATAGATTATTTTTTCTATGCACGTTATGCCCTGTGCCACTGAATAAGTGTCACTTCCACTTTTTTTTGAAAAAGATTGGGGTAGAATTTCGTTATTTCAAGGTACTTGTGCATTAATAATCATCACTCGCATAAAACGGGGGAATTCAGCAAAACTGAATATCATATGGGCAACTATTAGAATGAGGTGAATTGATGAAGCCGTATGTAGAAGTCAGAAATGTCTCGAAAATTTTTGGCAAATCTCCAAAAGCAGCAACAGACTTATTGAAGCAAGGCAAAACGAAAAAGGAAATCTTGAAAGAAACAGGACAAACGGTCGGAGTGAATAATGTTAATTTCGAGATTTATCCCGGCGAGATTTTTGTCATCATGGGCCTATCCGGAAGCGGGAAATCCACTTTGATCCGCATGTTCAACCGTTTGATCGATCCGACATTGGGTGAAATTTTAATTGATGATGAAGATATCGTGAAGATGAACGCGGCCCGCTTAAGGGAAGTCAGACAAAAGAAGATAAGCATGGTCTTTCAGAACTTTGCTTTATTTCCACATAAAACGATATTGGAAAACGCTGAATTCGGGCTCGAAATTCAAAAAGTAGATCCAGCAAAACGTCATGAAAATGCGATGAAGGCTCTTGAGGCCGTTGGATTGAAAGGCTACGAAAATCAGCTGCCATCCCAGCTTAGCGGCGGTATGCAGCAAAGGGTTGGGTTAGCCCGGGCACTCGCAAGTGATACGGATATCCTATTGATGGATGAAGCCTTCAGTGCCCTTGATCCATTGATTCGTAAGGATATGCAGGATGAGCTGATTCAAATCCAAGATCAGTACAAAAAAACGATCATTTTCATTACACATGACCTTGATGAAGCATTAAGGATAGGGGATAGAATTGCCCTCATGAAAGATGGAAGTGTAATTCAATTGGGAACCCCTGAACAAATCATGATGAATCCAGCCAATGAATTCGTCGAGAAGTTTGTGGAAGATGTTGATCTGTCAAAAGTATTGACAGCGTCTCATGTGATGATACGCCCAGAGAAGATCGCGGTGGACAGAGGTCCGAGGGTTGCCTTGGAAATCATGCGTAAACAAGGGTATTCCAGCATTTTTGTTGTGGATAGAAAGCAGAAGTTATTGGGGGCCGTGACTGCTGAACAGGCTCGTCAGGCAATGAGCAATGACCAATCGATCTCAGAGGTGATGTCAACCGATATCCCAACTGTAAAAGAGGATGAATTACTTGGAAACCTCATGGATGTGATGGCGACTTCAAGCTTGCCAATCTCAGTCATCGATGATCAGAACAGAATTAAAGGAATCCTTCTTCGCGGTGCCGTTATCGGTGCTTTGGCCGGCAATAAAGATTCCTTGAATGAAATGGAGAGTGAATAATTCAATGAATATGCCGAAAATCCCACTAGGAGCTTGGGTCGATTCTTTGGTGGATTGGATAACTATTGTATTTGCTGGATTATTTACATTTATTACAAATGTGATCGAGGGTCTATTGAATATCTTGGTCGATGTAATGAGTGCAGGACCTTCGATCGTTTTAATCATCGTCCTGACCCTTCTAGTTACTTATACAAGCAGATGGCCATTGGGAGTATTTGCATTCATCAGCTTACTATTGATCGATAATCTTGGTTATTGGGAATCAAGCATCCAAACTCTGGCAATCGTTATATTGTCAGGAGCTTTAACCATAGTGATCGGGATTCCGATCGGAATATGGTGTGCCCAAAATAAAACCGTGCGCAATATCGTAACCCCGATCTTGGATTTCATGCAAACGATGCCTGCATTCGTTTATTTGATTCCTTCGATATTATTCTTTGGAATAGGGGTAGTACCTGGGATCATTGCGTCATTCATTTTCGCTATCGCACCGACAATCCGAATGACCAATCTTGGGATTCAGGAAGTGCCTAATGATTTGATCGAGGCATCGGATGCTTTTGGTTCAACCAGCAGCCAAAAGTTATTCAAGGTACAAATACCATTGGCTACTCCAACGATTATGGCAGGAGTTAACCAAAGCATCATGCTCGCACTGTCAATGGTTGTTACAGCCTCATTGGTTGGGGCACCCGGACTTGGGGCTGATGTCTACAGGGCTGTCAGCCAAATTAATGTTGGGCAAGGATTTGAAGCAGGATTATCCATCGTAATCATTGCAATCATTTTAGATCGTATCACGCAAAACCTTCGTAAACCAGCTTACGAACATATCGTTAGCAGGAAAATCATTTTTACAATATTGGCTTTACTTGTTGTAGGTACTGCACTATTCGGTGCTTTTACAAAAGAAAAAGCTGTGAACGGGGATGAAAACAGTCTTGCTGCCAAGGCCAATTATGAAATCATCGGAATTGAACCTGGAGCAGGAATAATGAAGCTGACTAAAACGGCTATAGATGATTATAAGCTGGATGATTGGAACGTGGTTGAAGGGTCATCGGCAGCGATGGTTGCAGAATTGAAAAAAGCAATTGATAAAAAAGAACCAATCGTCGTTACAGGATGGTCACCGCATTGGATGTTCTCGAAATATGACTTGAAATATCTCGAAGATCCGAATGAATCATTCGGCAAGGCTGAAAATATCAATTCGATTGCCAGAAAAGGCCTCGAACAAGATGCACCTGGTGCTTATAAAATTCTTGATCAATTCTTCTGGGATACTAAAGATATGGAAGATGTAATGGTCAAAGTTACTGAAGGCATGTCTCCTTCAGAAGCAGCAGAAAAATGGATAAAGGAAAATCAGGACAAAGTATCCGCATGGACCAAAGGTGCTGAATCAGGAAATGGTGAAAAAATCAAACTGGTTTATGTTGCTTGGGACACGGAAATTGCCAGTACGAATGTGATTGGCAAGGTACTGGAGCAGAATGGCTATGATGTAACATTGAGTCAGGTCGAAGTGGGGCCAATGTTTGCTGGTGTAGCAAACGGAAGTGCGGACGCAATGGTAGCTGCATGGCTCCCGGGAACACATCTTGAATACTATAATAAGTATAAAGATGAAATGGTTGACCTTGGACCAAACTTAAAAGGAACAAAGCTTGGACTGGTCGTACCGGATTACGTCGATATTGATTCGATTGAAGACTTGAAATAAGAATTATCCCCTACAGGTAGACTGAGGAAAAAGAGAACATGAAAAAATGTTCTTAACAGTTTACCTGGGAGGGGATTTTTCTATGGCTAAAAGCAGCAAAGAATTAATGCGAGAGGACAAACGTTTGAAGTTGGATGAGGGTTAGTCATATCGTGAGCGACTTGGTTTAAAAAGTGATATGCAAAAGGCAGGTGTCCAATAAAGCCTTTTGAAGATAAACGTGATGTGTGGAAGAAAAAGTTAGCCACAAATTCTGTTCATGTAAGGCCTATCCAGTCTCTTTGAGCCTGGCTTAGGATTGAACTGAAGGACGACACATACATCCAGTTTTTAATTCTATAATACCAGTAACGTTAAATCGCCTAAATAAATTGAAGGCGATTTTTTTCTTTCATCAGAAGTAACACATTAACATTGTTTATGTATCCTATTTCAGTTAACCGATGCGGAAATGAAAGTTCTCGTTAACCGATATGTTAGAGAACCATTTTATACAAGTTGATTTTATTACAGGTGCAAAAGTAGTTCCCATTCCTAAGAAGGCATCAAGCTTGATGAGAAAGTCTTTTTAAGAGGAATGGTGGCAAAATTGAGAATTTATAAAGTGTGGGGTGTGCAAAACAAGCGGTTTTACAGGAGAAATTAGTTGGCATGGTTTTTGCATATATAAATAAGAGTAAATCAAGAAAGGAGGGAGAGCTGAATGGCCAAATATTCAGCTTTGTTGGTAAGAGTCTCAGGAGATAATGACGACTATTCAAGTACTCCTCTCCATTGTTTTTAGGAACTATTGTCGGATTCGTACTTGGTTTGCTCGGCAGATGTGGATCAATTTACGGACGATATGGAATATATCACCGTGAATCCTGGTGCAAACGAATATTCCTGATGTATTTACGTGCGGATAAATACGGCCAAGCAATTATTGCTGCAGGAAGTGGTTGTATGGCTGCTCTGGATTGCGAAAGATATCTTGATGCAAGAGCGATATCAAGTAATGGAGACAACAGTATAACATTGAGAACAAAATATAGGGAGGATTGTAATTATGAAAGAGATCAAAACCGAGCAAGAGTTTGACGAGGCGATTTTATCAACAAAACCGGTTGTTGCCAAATTTTATGTTGAATGGTGCCCAGACTGTCAGAGTACCAATTTATTCATGCCAATTGTAGAAGAAGCGTATAAAGAAAAAATAGATATGATCGCAGTAAATCGAGACCATTTTCCGGAACTATTAGAGAAGCTAGATGTGTATGGAATTCCAAGCTTTATTGCTTTTCAAGAAGGGAAGGAACTTAATCGCTTTGTAAGTAAAAGCGGAAAAAGCCAGGAAGAGGTTGAACAGTTTCTCAATCATATCGTAGAAGAAAGTGGAAAATTAAAAAGATAATCATTTTTTACTAGTATTTAATTGGGAGGGTGCCTATCCAAAAAGATTTCGGTGCCGCTTCCATCAAATCCAATACTGAAACTCAATTAGAGCTGCTCTACTTTGTAACGTTAATCAGAGACCCGCATTAATCTGAAGCCAATAAATATTCAAAATAACCGGTTTTATCAACCTATTTTTTGCATAGTAACAATACAGCGTTTAGTTCTGGAAGAGAAGAATATATAGCTTTTCAATATAACTTTTTTGCTTTAGGGGATTATGCTCGGACTTGTTGGAGGGGGAGCTGTCGGCGAAACAAGCTAATCATTATTGTTGAAGCGTTAGATTGGTGAGCTACTTTATAAATTGGAGATGAGGTGCTTGGAATGGCAAAGATGAAGAATGAAAAACATTACAAAATTTTGATTGTAGGAGGTGGCAGTGCCGGAATTACGGTTGCAGCCCGCCTTTTGCGTGAATCACGTACTCTTAGCGGAAACATTGCCATCATTGACCCTGCCACGAAACATTATTATCAGCCATTATGGACACTTGTAGGAGCTGGTGAAGCTGACAAAACTGTGACACAAAGGGAGGAAGCATCCGTTATTCCGAACGGAGCCGTGTGGGTACAGGATGCGGTTACCACATTTGAGCCCGATGAAAATGTTGTTGTAACAGCATCCGGAAAGAAACTGCACTACGAATACCTAGTTGTTGCAGCCGGGATTCAAATTGACTGGCATAAAATCAAAGGTTTAAAAGAGAGTATTGGAAAGAATGGAGTATGTAGTAATTACTCTTATGATCATGTTGATAGCACCTGGGAGGCGATCAGAAACTTCAAGGGGGGGACTTCCATTTTCACCAATCCGAACACGCCGGTAAAATGCGGTGGGGCTCCTCAAAAAATAATGTATATGGCAGAGGACTATTTCAAAAAATCAGGAGTTCGCCAGCAATCTTCGGTTATTTTTGTTTCAGGGAACCCATCCATATTCAATGTGAAAAAATATGAACAGGCACTAAATAAAATAATTGAACGAAAAGAAATAGAGACGTATTTTTTGCATCATCTTGTTGAAATTGATGGTGACAAGAAGCGAGCGACATTTGAAAACCTGAACACAGAAGAGCGCGTGAATATGCACTATGACATGATACATGTGGTACCACCCATGAGCGCTCCCGATTTTATCAAGAATAGTTCGCTCGCGGATAGTAATGGGTGGCTGAATGTGGACAAATATACACTTCAGCATCAACACTATGACAATGTATTCGGCATAGGGGATTGCACAAACCTGCCTACGTCGAAAACGGGGGCTGCAATTCGCAAACAAGCGCCAGTGCTTGTGCAAAATTTACTTCATCGGATGCGTGCCAAACTTATGGTTCATAAATATGACGGCTATACGTCATGTCCGCTTGTTACCGGATATGGGCGGCTTATACTGGCTGAGTTCAATTATGATTTACAGCCGCAAGAAACCTTTCCAATCGATCAATCCCGTGAGAGGCTCAGTATGTATTTATTGAAGAAAAACTTGCTTCCCATTATGTATTGGAACGGAATGCTTAAAGGAAAGATGTAAAAACGTTGATGGCCATAACAAAACAAAAGTATCCGAGGTGCCTGAAAGGAGAAGGATTTATGCTATTAAAGTATTTTTATGATGATAAACTGGCTCAAGCTTCATACCTTGTGGGATGTCAGGCTACTGGCGAAGCGATCATTGTTGATCCGTCACGTAATATAGAACCTTATATTAAAACGGCTGGAGCACATGGTGTGCGGATCGTGGGTGTAACGGAAACGCACATCCACGCGGATTTTTTATCTGGTTCACAGGAGCTAGCTTCAAGGCTTGGGGCCACATTGTATTTGTCTGATGAAGGAGGGGCGGACTGGAAATATGAGTACGCAACTGGGTATGAACACTGCCTTCTAAAAAATGGAGACGTATTTTCCATTGGGAATATCAATTTTGAGGTGGTACATACACCAGGACACACACCTGAACATATATCGCTGCTCGTAACAGATGGGGGTGCATCTACCAAGGATCCGCTCGGCATATTTACCGGAGATTTTGTATTTGTGGGTGATGTGGGGCGTCCCGACTTATTAGAAAAAGCCGCAGGGGTGCACGCTTCCTCGGGAAAAATGGCAAGCATGATGTATCGATCTCTGCAGCAGTTTAAAAACCTTCCTGACTATCTGCAAGTATGGCCAGGACATGGAGCGGGCAGTGCCTGTGGAAAAGCGCTAGGTGCAATCCCGTCGTCAACCATCGGATATGAAAAACGGACAAATTGGGCATTGCAATATGATAATGAGGATCGCTTTATAGAAGCGCTGTTGGCTGGACAGCCGGAGGCACCCCCTTATTTTTCAATGATGAAGTGGTTGAATAAAGAGGGAGCGCAGCAAATTAGAAGGATGGCAACACCACATCATATGGAGGTTTCAATAGATATTGTGCAGGAATGGACGGAACAGGGAATTGTCGTTGATACGCGTCCAGCCAGCGAATTTGCCACCAAGCATATACGAGGGGTAATGAATATCCCTTATAACAAATCATTTGTAACGTGGGCGGGATGGTTGTTGGATTATGACCAGCCTATATATCTTCTAGCATGCAATGCTGATGTTGCAGGTATTGTAAAAGATCTCCAGTCCATTGGGTTGGATCGCGTCATTGCAACAATGGATCCAAATATCATTGAGCAGGCAGGAGAATCCGATTCGCGTGTTATGAATTATGAAGAAGTGACAATGGACATGGTAGAAGACGCCATTCAGACAGAAAGCATATATGTGCTAGATGTCCGAAGCATGAACGAATGGAAGGAAGGCCATTTTCCACAAGCTAATCACGTCATGCTTGGTCATTTACAAGAACAGGCACCTAAACTTCCACATGATAAACCAATTTTGGTTTATTGCAAAACCGGAGGAAGATCAGCCATCGCTGCAAGCCTTCTGCAAGTTCATGGTTTTAAGGAAGTAAAAAGTCTTGTAGGCGGTTATGAAGAATGGAGTAAACAGAAGAAGTTGCCACCCACTAGAGAAGTTAAATGAAATCTTTGAATTTTATCATCCATGCAAAAATTTTACCATGATTGCAAATGTGTAAATGCTTATGATCAGAGGGTTTTTAAAAATGACCGCGGTATAAGGGGATTCGACCAAGTAATTCTATAAAAATAAGGAGATTTTATAGGAGAAATGGGTTGGCATGACAATTGCATATATAAAAGAGGCAAGGTACACAAGCAAACATGAGAAGGAGAGATACTCGATGAAATATAATTTTGACCAAGAAATCCGTCGACTGAACACTGACTGCGAAAAGTGGGATGATCTTGAAAATCATTTTGGTGTAAAGGATGTTATACCGATGTGGGTGGCCGATATGGATTTTCAGTCTCCACAACCTATCATCGAAGCATTAAAACAACGTGTGGAGCACGGTGTTTATGGCTACACGCTTAGACCGGACTCGTACATGGAATCCATTGTTGGCTGGCTGAAAAGAAGACATCGATGGTCCATTGAGAAAGAATGGATTACCCACAGCCCAGGAGTGATTCCAGCTCTCTCGTTGGCGATTCAGTCCTTCACGCAGACAGGGGACAAAATAATTATCCAACCTCCTGTATACCATCATTTTGCCCGTGTGATCCAAGCGAATGGCCGTGAAATTGTAAACAACCCGCTTAAGCTTGAAAATGGGCGTTATTTAATAGATTTCGAAGACCTGGAGGCAAAGATAGATTCATCGGTAAAAATGTTGATTCTGTGCAGTCCACATAACCCGATCGGAAGGGTATGGAGCAAAGAAGAATTGACGAGACTGGGGCAGCTTTGTATGAAGCACAATATTCTCGTTGTCGCAGATGAAATTCATTTTGACTTTGTTTATAAGACACATACCCATATTCCTTTTGCTTCTATATCAGAAGAGTTTGCGAACCATTCTCTTACCTGCATTGCTCCAAGCAAAACTTTTAACCTAATGGGTGTGCAGACGTCAAGTATCATTATTCCAAATCAGCAACTGCGCGATAGGTATGAACGGGAACTTCATACATTATCCATTGGTTCGCCGAACATATTTGGCGTTGTTGCGTTAGAGGCTGCTTACCGACACGGAGAAGAATGGCTGGATCAGCTCCTTGAATATTTGCAGGGGAATTTGGAGTTCACCATGAATTACTTCAGCAAAAACATCCCGCAAATCAAAGTCATCCAGCCTGAAGGCTCCTACCTTGTATGGCTTGATTGCCGGGAATTGGGAGTTGAAGAAATGGATCAATTTATGTTGCACCGGGCAAGGGTTGCAATGAATGAAGGGCAGATTTTCGGTATGGAAGGTGAAGGGTTTATGCGGCTCAATATTGCTTGTCCACGTTCGATGTTGAAAAATGCTCTGGGTGGCATAGAAAAAGCTGTCTCCTCTTTGTGCAAAGCGTAGAAATTTATTTTATAATAAATTTATTTTATTATTCATAAAGCGCAATAGCAAAGGAGGATAATATGGCAGGCTTTATCGGCATGCAGCAGTTTATTCAAGATTACGCTGAGAACACAGCAGGAATCCTTGGACTGGATATAACCGTGCTTGATGAAAAGGGCGTTCGTATTAGCGGAACTGGCTACTATAAAGATCTCATTGGCAAAACGGCTCCGGAAGGCTCCTTTTTCAGAATGATATTGGAAACAGGGGAGCCTGGAGTGGTTTACGATGTGAAAAAAGATGAGTCGCAGTGTAGGAGTTGTAAATTCGTAAATCAATGCAAAGAACTCGCTACAATCGGGTTTCCAATTGTAAAGCAAGACAAACCGGTTGGCGTCATAGGCATGATTGGTTTTTCCCATGAACAAAAGGAGAAAATGATTATAGAATCAGAGAATCTGATACAGTTTCTCCGCAATGTTAGTACATTGTTAGTCAATAAATTAGCAATGCTGGACCCTGATAAAGAACCGGGTTGCAAAATTCAAGAAGAGATACCTATTCCCCAAAAAGCTATTTCTTTTGAAAACATTCTTGGGAAAGATTCCGGGCTTCAAGATGTTATTAAAAAAGCTAGACGGATTATAAACAGCCCATCCACTGTTTTGATAAGGGGAGATAGCGGTACGGGAAAGGAATTATTAGCCAAAGCGATTCATTTTGAAAGCAAGCGCCGAATGCATTCATTTGTGGCAGTAAATTGCGCAGCCATACCTGAGAGCTTATTGGAAAGTGAGTTGTTTGGTTACGAGGGCGGATCATTTACCGGCTCGAGTAGGAATGGGAAGATGGGGAAATTTGAATTAGCGCACAAAGGAACCATTTTTCTTGATGAAATTGGTGATATGCCGCTTTTCTTGCAGCCAAAGTTATTACGGGTTTTACAAGAAAGAGAGATTGAAAGAATCGGTGGAAAAAAAGCAATCGAGATTAATGTACGGGTGATTGCAGCCACTCACCGAAACTTAGAGGAAATGGTGCGAAACGGTACCTTTCGCGAAGATTTATATTATCGTCTCAATGTCCTCCCTCTCCATACCAAACCTTTGAGAGAACGGCGTGATGACATCACTTTGTATCTCGAACATTTCATTCATAAACATTGTATGATCATGCAAAGGAATCCAATGAGACTTGACCCCATGCTGGAGCGATGGCTTATTGGCTATGATTGGCCTGGTAATATACGGCAATTGGAAAACGCCGTAGAATATATGATCAATATGGCCGAATCGGATATTGTGGGCTTTCAAGATTTACCTGACTATCTCTTTCAACAGGACCATCTCTCTGTTGAGTGCAATGGATTAAGCTTAGAACAAATGATTTCAGAATATGAAAAAGAAGTAATCCAGAGCTATTTCCTGGCTGAAAAATATCGAAATGATAAAGAACAAATTGCCAGGGAACTACAGATTAGCCTATCTACCCTATATCGCAAGTTGGAAAAGTATAAATTATGTTAAATTCATCTATTTTACTAATTAAAATTAATGCGGGAGAGTGCTTATAGCATTTTCTCGGCTGAATTAAAAGCGGAGGGCAGAGGTATTTTGATAATTGACCGAAAATTATAAAAATGTTTCAATAAAGACATTTTTTAAAAGAACAACAAGATGAACCTGCATACCAATTGTATTTGAACTATGAGTAGACAGGGGGATACACTATGGGAAAATTAGAAGCAGAGATAAGTAACACCCTAGAAGAGCGAAATTCAAAAGGATCATTACAAAGGAAGCTGCAATCCAGACATTTAACGATGATGGCCATTGGTGGTGCAATTGGAACTGGATTGTTTGTATCCAGCGGATCGACGATTAGCACTGCGGGGCCGGGAGGAGCGCTTGCTGCATATATTCTGGTAGGAATCATGGTCTATTTTGTCATGAATAGTTTAGGAGAACTGTCGGCCTTCTTACCGGTTCCGGGGGCTTTTGACATTTATGCCTCAAAGTATATTGATCCTGCGTTAGGCTTTGCGTTAGGTTGGAACTATTGGTATACAACCGCAATAACGGTTCCTGCAGATTTGGTGGCCTCTACTCTTATTATGAAGTATTGGTTCCCGGACTCACCTTCTATCTTGTGGAGCGCACTTTTTCTGGGTTTGTTGCTAATCTTAAATGTTTTATCAGTCAAGGCATATGGGGAAAGTGAATACTGGTTTGCCGGTATTAAGGTCATCTCGATCATCGTGTTTCTCGTTATTGGGGTTGCCATGATTTTTGGAATTATGGGAGGACATACGGTCGGGTTCAGTAACTTTACCCAAGGAGATGCTCCTTTCCATGGCGGGCTTGTATCTATCTTTAGTGTTGTGCTCATCGCGGGCTTTGCATTCCAGGGAACGGAGGTGATTGCGACGGCAGCCGGTGAAACCGAAAATCCATCGAAAAACGTACCGAAAGCGATTCGGTCAATCTTCTGGAGAATCCTTATTTTCTACGTGTTGACGATTTTTGTTATCGGTTTGATTATCCCTTATACGGATCCAAACCTGCTTAAATCCGGCGTTCAAAATGTATCTATCAGTCCTTTTACGCTCGTTCTTCAGAGAGCTGGGTTGGCATTTGCCGCTTCCGTCATGAATGCAGTGCTTCTTACCTCTGTATTATCAGCTGCAAATTCAGCAATGTATGCTTCTTCACGTATGCTATGGGCACTGGCGAAAGAAGGAAAGGCACCACGCATCTTTGCAAGTCTTAACAGGAAGGGAATTCCCATGTGGGCCCTTTGTACAACTGCTTTTATAGGGCTTGCCTCTTTTTTGGCTTCCCTTTTTGGAAATGGTTCCGTTTTTATTTGGTTGGTAAATGCTTCAGCCCTTACCGGATTTATCAAATGGTTCGGGATTGCCGTTAGTCATTACCGCTTTCGTAAGGCCTATGTAGCCCAAGGCAGAGATCTAAATGAATTGCCGTTTAAAGCCAAATGGTACCCTCTGGGTCCGGTTATCACACTATTATTTTTTGTGGTT
This window encodes:
- a CDS encoding quaternary amine ABC transporter ATP-binding protein, yielding MKPYVEVRNVSKIFGKSPKAATDLLKQGKTKKEILKETGQTVGVNNVNFEIYPGEIFVIMGLSGSGKSTLIRMFNRLIDPTLGEILIDDEDIVKMNAARLREVRQKKISMVFQNFALFPHKTILENAEFGLEIQKVDPAKRHENAMKALEAVGLKGYENQLPSQLSGGMQQRVGLARALASDTDILLMDEAFSALDPLIRKDMQDELIQIQDQYKKTIIFITHDLDEALRIGDRIALMKDGSVIQLGTPEQIMMNPANEFVEKFVEDVDLSKVLTASHVMIRPEKIAVDRGPRVALEIMRKQGYSSIFVVDRKQKLLGAVTAEQARQAMSNDQSISEVMSTDIPTVKEDELLGNLMDVMATSSLPISVIDDQNRIKGILLRGAVIGALAGNKDSLNEMESE
- a CDS encoding glycine betaine ABC transporter substrate-binding protein — protein: MNMPKIPLGAWVDSLVDWITIVFAGLFTFITNVIEGLLNILVDVMSAGPSIVLIIVLTLLVTYTSRWPLGVFAFISLLLIDNLGYWESSIQTLAIVILSGALTIVIGIPIGIWCAQNKTVRNIVTPILDFMQTMPAFVYLIPSILFFGIGVVPGIIASFIFAIAPTIRMTNLGIQEVPNDLIEASDAFGSTSSQKLFKVQIPLATPTIMAGVNQSIMLALSMVVTASLVGAPGLGADVYRAVSQINVGQGFEAGLSIVIIAIILDRITQNLRKPAYEHIVSRKIIFTILALLVVGTALFGAFTKEKAVNGDENSLAAKANYEIIGIEPGAGIMKLTKTAIDDYKLDDWNVVEGSSAAMVAELKKAIDKKEPIVVTGWSPHWMFSKYDLKYLEDPNESFGKAENINSIARKGLEQDAPGAYKILDQFFWDTKDMEDVMVKVTEGMSPSEAAEKWIKENQDKVSAWTKGAESGNGEKIKLVYVAWDTEIASTNVIGKVLEQNGYDVTLSQVEVGPMFAGVANGSADAMVAAWLPGTHLEYYNKYKDEMVDLGPNLKGTKLGLVVPDYVDIDSIEDLK
- a CDS encoding thioredoxin family protein, producing the protein MKEIKTEQEFDEAILSTKPVVAKFYVEWCPDCQSTNLFMPIVEEAYKEKIDMIAVNRDHFPELLEKLDVYGIPSFIAFQEGKELNRFVSKSGKSQEEVEQFLNHIVEESGKLKR
- a CDS encoding FAD/NAD(P)-binding oxidoreductase, which codes for MKNEKHYKILIVGGGSAGITVAARLLRESRTLSGNIAIIDPATKHYYQPLWTLVGAGEADKTVTQREEASVIPNGAVWVQDAVTTFEPDENVVVTASGKKLHYEYLVVAAGIQIDWHKIKGLKESIGKNGVCSNYSYDHVDSTWEAIRNFKGGTSIFTNPNTPVKCGGAPQKIMYMAEDYFKKSGVRQQSSVIFVSGNPSIFNVKKYEQALNKIIERKEIETYFLHHLVEIDGDKKRATFENLNTEERVNMHYDMIHVVPPMSAPDFIKNSSLADSNGWLNVDKYTLQHQHYDNVFGIGDCTNLPTSKTGAAIRKQAPVLVQNLLHRMRAKLMVHKYDGYTSCPLVTGYGRLILAEFNYDLQPQETFPIDQSRERLSMYLLKKNLLPIMYWNGMLKGKM
- a CDS encoding MBL fold metallo-hydrolase — its product is MLLKYFYDDKLAQASYLVGCQATGEAIIVDPSRNIEPYIKTAGAHGVRIVGVTETHIHADFLSGSQELASRLGATLYLSDEGGADWKYEYATGYEHCLLKNGDVFSIGNINFEVVHTPGHTPEHISLLVTDGGASTKDPLGIFTGDFVFVGDVGRPDLLEKAAGVHASSGKMASMMYRSLQQFKNLPDYLQVWPGHGAGSACGKALGAIPSSTIGYEKRTNWALQYDNEDRFIEALLAGQPEAPPYFSMMKWLNKEGAQQIRRMATPHHMEVSIDIVQEWTEQGIVVDTRPASEFATKHIRGVMNIPYNKSFVTWAGWLLDYDQPIYLLACNADVAGIVKDLQSIGLDRVIATMDPNIIEQAGESDSRVMNYEEVTMDMVEDAIQTESIYVLDVRSMNEWKEGHFPQANHVMLGHLQEQAPKLPHDKPILVYCKTGGRSAIAASLLQVHGFKEVKSLVGGYEEWSKQKKLPPTREVK